The Streptomyces sp. DH-12 genome has a window encoding:
- a CDS encoding protein phosphatase 2C domain-containing protein — protein sequence MGARPPTYDAEPTALPAADPDDLDALVPDTVLDGARYGACTLRAASVRGDSARYRGEPRRDALLTARFGAGERALVLVALATGLRTAPGAHRAAAEVCRWIGAAVGRSHERLTDDIRAARRADLKAGLHRLTDRSLGRLRAGAAEQGLDPDDHAAALRCLLLSADPECRTRVFFGAGPGGLFRLRDGEWQDIEPEVAEVKGEPVPGFGSPPHETPDGDRRTMDLGVPTPPSPYEPAPEPTREPFRFRTSVARPGDVLLMCGTGFAEPLRGEPGLRAHLADRWSAPEPPGLTAYLADTQIRVKGYADDRTVAAVWEA from the coding sequence GTGGGCGCCCGTCCGCCCACCTACGACGCGGAACCCACCGCCCTCCCCGCCGCCGACCCCGACGACCTGGACGCGCTCGTCCCGGACACCGTGCTGGACGGCGCCCGCTACGGCGCCTGCACGCTGCGGGCCGCCTCCGTGCGCGGGGACTCCGCGAGGTACCGGGGCGAGCCCCGGCGCGACGCGCTGCTGACCGCGCGGTTCGGGGCGGGGGAGCGGGCGCTGGTGCTGGTGGCGCTGGCCACCGGCCTGCGGACCGCCCCCGGCGCGCACCGGGCCGCCGCCGAGGTCTGCCGCTGGATCGGCGCGGCGGTGGGCCGCAGCCACGAGCGGCTCACCGACGACATCCGGGCCGCCCGCCGCGCCGACCTCAAGGCCGGCCTGCACCGCCTCACCGACCGCAGTCTCGGCAGGCTGCGCGCCGGCGCGGCCGAGCAGGGCCTCGACCCCGACGACCACGCCGCCGCCCTGCGCTGCCTGCTGCTGTCCGCCGACCCCGAGTGCCGCACCCGGGTGTTCTTCGGGGCCGGCCCCGGAGGGCTGTTCCGGCTGCGGGACGGCGAGTGGCAGGACATCGAACCGGAGGTCGCCGAGGTCAAGGGCGAGCCCGTGCCCGGCTTCGGCTCGCCGCCGCACGAGACGCCGGACGGCGACCGCCGCACCATGGACCTCGGCGTCCCCACACCCCCGAGCCCGTACGAACCGGCGCCCGAACCGACCCGCGAGCCCTTCCGCTTCCGTACCTCCGTAGCCCGCCCGGGTGATGTGCTGCTGATGTGCGGCACCGGGTTCGCCGAGCCCCTGCGCGGTGAGCCCGGACTCCGTGCCCACCTGGCCGACCGGTGGTCGGCTCCGGAACCCCCGGGGCTGACGGCGTATCTGGCCGACACCCAGATTCGGGTGAAGGGGTACGCCGACGACCGTACGGTCGCGGCCGTCTGGGAGGCGTGA
- a CDS encoding ATP-binding protein has translation MRSQASADRLRRTLGRADMRAVAESRRALRELLRHRCDPERSAVAELLTSELVTNALVHTDREAVLTADVGPWGLRVEVRDFTAREPRPRPRDGNDSTNGRGLVLVESLADAWGVRRHGVGKSVWFALGPEADADAA, from the coding sequence ATGAGAAGTCAGGCTTCGGCGGATCGGCTGAGGCGCACACTGGGGCGTGCGGATATGCGGGCGGTGGCCGAGTCCCGCCGCGCCCTGCGCGAGCTGTTACGTCACCGGTGCGATCCGGAGCGGTCCGCGGTCGCGGAACTGCTCACCAGCGAACTCGTGACGAACGCCCTCGTCCACACCGACCGCGAGGCGGTCCTCACCGCGGACGTCGGCCCCTGGGGACTCCGCGTGGAGGTACGGGACTTCACCGCCCGCGAGCCCAGACCGCGCCCGCGGGACGGCAACGACAGCACCAACGGACGGGGCCTGGTCCTGGTCGAGTCCCTGGCCGACGCCTGGGGCGTCCGCAGGCACGGGGTGGGCAAGTCCGTCTGGTTCGCGCTCGGACCGGAGGCGGACGCCGACGCGGCGTGA
- a CDS encoding methylated-DNA--[protein]-cysteine S-methyltransferase: MTTTYWTHVDGPLGPLLLTAAPTGELTSLTVPGQRKAAVVRDDWTHDPGPFREAERQLAAYFAGDLKDFRLPTRAVGTPFREKVWAALDDVPYGGTVTYGEIAARIGAPRAAVRAVGGAIGANPLLIVRPCHRVIGADGSLTGYAGGLERKVRLLTHEGALPRAQNP, translated from the coding sequence CGACGACGTACTGGACGCACGTGGACGGCCCCCTCGGGCCGCTGCTGCTGACCGCCGCCCCGACCGGCGAGCTGACCTCGCTCACCGTGCCCGGACAGAGGAAGGCGGCCGTGGTGCGGGACGACTGGACGCACGACCCCGGTCCGTTCCGGGAGGCGGAACGGCAGCTCGCCGCGTACTTCGCGGGCGACCTCAAGGACTTCCGGCTGCCGACGAGGGCCGTCGGCACCCCCTTCCGGGAGAAGGTGTGGGCCGCCCTGGACGACGTGCCGTACGGCGGGACCGTCACCTACGGGGAGATCGCCGCGCGCATCGGGGCGCCCCGGGCCGCCGTACGGGCCGTCGGGGGCGCGATCGGCGCGAACCCGCTGCTGATCGTCCGCCCCTGCCACCGCGTCATCGGCGCCGACGGCTCCCTCACGGGGTACGCCGGGGGACTGGAGCGCAAGGTGCGGCTGCTCACCCACGAGGGTGCGCTGCCGCGCGCGCAGAACCCTTGA
- a CDS encoding helix-turn-helix transcriptional regulator: protein MSAQDEVTRFAALLRELKGRTDRSYGSLARRLHMNTSTLHRYCAGDAVPVDFAPVERFAALCGATDAERLELHRRWLRAAEARRRPRGGAARDAKTPDPSGAAPGTAGRRSGAPGHGSGPDVPGNGAPAAGSDTTGPGTTGSGAAGSDTTGPGTTGSGAAGSDTTGPGAADSGTTGSGAAGSGAADQANDSGHPEGPGGGDGHAVRGPAGHGDVPTGRRRQRRRAAVAAAAVCALLATVGSLSFLPDDRRAAAGSKALGATEEAAEGGAGDGAGSARSVAPARSPSASASGSPSPSGSAPAGRGGDGEASEARRPSGSPAAPDRAPAGPPPLTWSVDSHAWAHGCGHDYVVAKPPARVPPPPVPQDARTWADAQDAVHGGETLVELSVQGRSDTAVVLTALRVRVAGRSEPAPGTAYAMDQGCGGALTPRYFDVDLDKDRPIARAVAGNDTGTPVPAVRMPYRVSAADPEVLLVTARTEGCDCRWYLELDWSSQGRAGTVRIDDRGRPFRTSAVEGLPHYEYDTLNRSWRPRGG from the coding sequence GTGTCGGCACAGGACGAGGTGACGCGGTTCGCGGCGCTGCTGCGGGAGTTGAAGGGACGCACGGACCGCAGCTACGGCTCGCTGGCCCGCCGTCTCCACATGAACACCTCGACCCTGCACCGCTACTGCGCCGGCGACGCGGTCCCGGTCGACTTCGCCCCGGTCGAACGCTTCGCCGCCCTGTGCGGCGCGACGGACGCGGAACGCCTCGAACTCCACCGCCGCTGGCTCCGCGCGGCGGAGGCACGGCGCCGGCCTCGGGGCGGGGCGGCCCGGGACGCAAAGACCCCGGACCCGTCCGGTGCGGCACCCGGCACGGCCGGGCGGCGGTCCGGCGCCCCGGGGCACGGCTCAGGGCCGGACGTCCCGGGGAACGGCGCTCCGGCCGCCGGTTCAGACACCACCGGTCCAGGCACCACCGGTTCGGGCGCCGCCGGTTCAGACACCACTGGTCCAGGCACCACCGGTTCAGGCGCCGCCGGTTCAGACACCACCGGTCCAGGCGCCGCCGATTCAGGCACCACTGGTTCAGGCGCCGCCGGTTCGGGCGCCGCCGACCAGGCGAACGATTCAGGCCACCCCGAGGGGCCGGGCGGGGGTGACGGGCACGCCGTGCGGGGGCCCGCGGGCCACGGCGACGTGCCCACGGGGCGACGGAGGCAGCGGAGGCGGGCGGCCGTGGCCGCCGCTGCCGTGTGTGCGCTGCTCGCCACCGTCGGGAGTCTGTCGTTCCTGCCGGACGACAGGCGGGCGGCGGCCGGGAGCAAGGCCCTCGGGGCGACGGAGGAGGCAGCCGAAGGCGGCGCCGGCGACGGTGCGGGATCCGCGCGGTCCGTCGCTCCGGCCAGGTCCCCCTCGGCCTCGGCGTCCGGCTCCCCCTCCCCCTCCGGGTCCGCCCCCGCCGGGCGGGGCGGGGACGGCGAGGCGTCCGAGGCGCGGCGTCCGTCCGGCTCGCCCGCCGCACCGGACAGGGCGCCCGCGGGGCCGCCGCCCCTCACCTGGTCCGTCGACTCCCACGCCTGGGCGCACGGCTGCGGGCACGACTACGTGGTGGCGAAACCGCCCGCCCGGGTGCCGCCGCCGCCCGTCCCGCAGGACGCCCGGACCTGGGCGGACGCCCAGGACGCCGTGCACGGCGGGGAGACCCTCGTCGAGCTGTCGGTGCAGGGGAGGTCCGACACGGCCGTCGTCCTCACGGCGCTGCGCGTCCGCGTGGCCGGCCGCTCGGAGCCGGCGCCCGGCACCGCGTACGCGATGGACCAGGGCTGCGGCGGCGCGCTGACCCCCCGTTACTTCGACGTGGACCTGGACAAGGACCGGCCGATCGCCCGCGCGGTCGCCGGGAACGACACGGGCACCCCGGTCCCGGCGGTCCGGATGCCGTACCGGGTGTCCGCGGCCGACCCCGAGGTGCTGCTGGTCACCGCCCGCACCGAGGGCTGCGACTGCCGCTGGTACCTGGAGCTGGACTGGTCCTCGCAGGGCCGCGCCGGCACGGTGCGGATCGACGACCGGGGCCGTCCGTTCCGCACCAGTGCCGTCGAGGGCCTGCCGCACTACGAGTACGACACGCTGAACCGCTCCTGGCGTCCGCGCGGCGGCTGA
- a CDS encoding DUF456 domain-containing protein, whose amino-acid sequence MGAWDLLLAGLVLLLGLCGVLAPGVPGSWLVWAAVLWWALKDPRAVAWWVLVGATGVLFLSQVVRWALPPRRLRAGGADARLLAYAGGGSFAGFVLLPVIGAVPGFLAGVYVHERLRLGRRGEAKAAVRTVMRSGGWSVLTELFTCQLIAAAWIGAVFWG is encoded by the coding sequence ATGGGAGCGTGGGACCTCCTGCTGGCCGGACTGGTGCTCCTGCTCGGTCTGTGCGGAGTGCTGGCGCCAGGGGTGCCCGGGTCCTGGCTGGTGTGGGCCGCGGTCCTGTGGTGGGCGCTGAAGGACCCGCGGGCGGTCGCGTGGTGGGTGCTGGTGGGGGCGACCGGGGTGCTGTTCCTGTCGCAGGTGGTGCGCTGGGCGCTGCCGCCCCGCAGACTCCGGGCGGGCGGTGCGGACGCCCGGCTGCTGGCGTACGCGGGCGGCGGCTCGTTCGCCGGTTTCGTGCTGCTGCCGGTGATCGGAGCGGTCCCCGGCTTCCTCGCCGGGGTGTACGTCCACGAGCGGCTGCGCCTCGGCCGCCGCGGGGAGGCGAAGGCGGCGGTGCGCACGGTGATGCGGTCGGGCGGGTGGAGCGTGCTGACGGAGCTGTTCACCTGCCAGCTGATCGCGGCGGCGTGGATCGGCGCGGTCTTCTGGGGCTGA
- a CDS encoding pyruvate dehydrogenase has translation MAKQNIAEQFVDILVRAGVKRLYGVVGDSLNPVVDAVRRNSAIDWIHVRHEETAAFAAGAEAQVTGRLTACAGSCGPGNLHLINGLYDAHRSMAPVIALASHIPSSEIGLGYFQETHPDRLFQECSHYCELISNPRQMPRLLDTAIQHAVSRSGVSVVSLPGDLADEPAPDQAPETALVTSRPTVRPGDDEIDKLVDMIDRAERVTLFCGAGTKGAHAEVMEFAGKIKAPVGHALRGKEWIQYDNPYDVGMSGLLGYGAAYEATHECDLLILLGTDFPYNSFLPGDEVKIVQVDVRPEVIGRRSKLDLAVWGDVKETLRCLTPRVRTKDNRKFLDRMLKKHADALEGVVKAYTRKVDKHVPIHPEYVASVLDDLADDDAVFTVDTGMCNVWAARYISPNGRRRIIGSFSHGSMANALPMAIGAQFTDRGRQVVSMSGDGGFAMLMGDFLTLVQYDLPVKVVLFNNSSLSMVELEMLVAGLPSHGTAMKNPDFAAVARACGAHGVRVEKPKELAGALKAAFKHKGPALVDVVTDPNALSIPPKISKEMVTGFALSASKIVLDGGVGRMVQMARSNLRNVPRP, from the coding sequence ATGGCCAAACAGAACATCGCGGAGCAGTTCGTCGACATCCTCGTCCGCGCGGGGGTCAAACGCCTGTACGGCGTGGTCGGTGACAGCCTCAACCCCGTCGTGGACGCCGTGCGCCGCAACTCCGCCATCGACTGGATCCACGTCCGGCACGAGGAGACCGCCGCCTTCGCGGCCGGCGCCGAGGCGCAGGTGACCGGCCGGCTCACCGCCTGCGCCGGCTCCTGCGGGCCCGGCAACCTGCACCTCATCAACGGGCTGTACGACGCCCACCGCTCCATGGCGCCCGTCATCGCCCTCGCCTCCCACATCCCGTCCAGCGAGATCGGCCTCGGCTACTTCCAGGAGACCCACCCCGATCGGTTGTTCCAGGAGTGCAGCCACTACTGCGAGCTGATCTCCAACCCCCGGCAGATGCCCCGGCTGCTGGACACCGCCATCCAGCACGCGGTCAGCCGTTCCGGCGTCAGCGTCGTCTCGCTGCCCGGCGACCTCGCCGACGAACCCGCCCCCGACCAGGCGCCCGAGACCGCCCTGGTCACCTCCCGGCCCACCGTCCGCCCCGGCGACGACGAGATCGACAAGCTCGTCGACATGATCGACCGCGCCGAGAGGGTCACCTTGTTCTGCGGCGCCGGCACCAAGGGCGCGCACGCCGAGGTGATGGAGTTCGCCGGGAAGATCAAGGCTCCGGTCGGCCACGCCCTGCGCGGCAAGGAATGGATCCAGTACGACAATCCGTACGACGTCGGGATGAGCGGACTGCTCGGCTACGGCGCCGCGTACGAGGCGACCCACGAGTGCGACCTGCTGATCCTGCTCGGCACCGACTTCCCGTACAACTCCTTCCTGCCCGGCGACGAGGTGAAGATCGTCCAGGTGGACGTGCGGCCCGAGGTCATCGGCCGGCGCTCCAAGCTGGACCTCGCGGTGTGGGGCGACGTGAAGGAGACGCTGCGCTGTCTCACGCCCCGGGTGCGCACCAAGGACAACCGCAAGTTCCTCGACCGCATGCTGAAGAAGCACGCGGACGCGCTGGAGGGGGTGGTGAAGGCGTACACCCGCAAGGTGGACAAGCACGTGCCGATCCACCCGGAGTACGTGGCGTCCGTGCTGGACGACCTGGCCGACGACGACGCCGTCTTCACCGTCGACACCGGCATGTGCAACGTCTGGGCGGCCCGCTACATCTCGCCCAACGGACGCCGCAGGATCATCGGTTCGTTCTCCCACGGCTCGATGGCCAACGCGCTGCCGATGGCGATCGGGGCGCAGTTCACCGACCGGGGCCGGCAGGTCGTGTCGATGTCCGGCGACGGCGGATTCGCCATGCTGATGGGCGACTTCCTCACCCTCGTCCAGTACGACCTGCCGGTGAAGGTCGTCCTCTTCAACAACTCCTCGCTGAGCATGGTGGAGCTGGAGATGCTGGTGGCCGGGCTCCCGTCGCACGGCACGGCGATGAAGAACCCCGACTTCGCCGCCGTGGCCCGCGCCTGCGGAGCCCACGGGGTGCGGGTGGAGAAGCCGAAGGAGCTCGCGGGCGCGCTGAAGGCCGCGTTCAAGCACAAGGGGCCGGCGCTGGTGGACGTCGTGACCGACCCCAACGCGCTGTCCATCCCGCCGAAGATCAGCAAGGAGATGGTGACCGGGTTCGCCCTGTCCGCGTCCAAGATCGTGCTGGACGGCGGGGTCGGCCGGATGGTGCAGATGGCCCGCTCCAACCTGCGCAACGTACCGCGCCCATAG